The segment ACTGAAGGCGTATATGACGGGGTATACCGATGGCACCTTCAAGCCGGGGAATAGCATCACCCGGGCAGAAGCGGCCAGCATCATTGCCCGCACCTTCAGCCAGTCCGCAGTCACTGCTGGTGTTGCGTATTCCGATGTTCCTGCCGGACACTGGGCTGCAGATGCAATCGGTCAAGTGACGCGAAGCGGCATCATGAAAGGTTATGGGGGCGGCAGCTTCAAGCCTAACCAGACGATTACAAGAGCTGAAATGGCGACGATCTTGTCCCGCTTGATTACAAGCGCTCAAACCCAAGCGGCCGGCTTCAGTGATATTGCCGGACACTGGGCTCAGGCAGCTGTTGAGCAGATGTCCCAGGCAGGCATCATCACCGGCTACGAAGACGGCACGTTCCGCCCAGACCAGACGTTAACGCGTGCGGAAGCCGTAACCATCGTTAACCGTGCCCTTGGGATCGCTCCGCTGACCAGCGCAGTCCAGAAATGGACAGATGTTCCGGCTGGCTACTGGGCATTCGGCAGCATTCAGGCAGCTTCTGTAGATCATTCTGCAGAATAAAATAATTACAGCAAAACAGCCCTTCCATCCGTCTTTGACGGGGAAGGGCTGTTTTGCGTGCGGCTGAGGCTATAGGCTGCCACGAGAGCAAGTGGGTCCAATGTAATCGAAAAACCGACCACATTGGGCCAGTGGTCATACCCCTGTCAAGTAGACAGATGAAAAAAGCTAAGCAGCCAGCGCGTGTCGATACTCAATCGGCGCGCGCTGTTTCAGTTTCGCCTGAAAACGTTGGTAATTGTAAAAGTAGATATACTCCTCAACGGCTTGATGAATCTCTGCTTCTGACTTACACTGGTGAAGGTACAACTTTTCTGTCTTCAGATGCGAAAAGAAGGATTCGATGCAGGCGTTATCCAGGCAGGTTGCTTTGCGAGAGTGGCTGCCCTTGACGCTGAATGCCTCTAATCGTGTGTTGTACGCCTGAGACGTGTACTGAAAGCCTTGGTCCGAATGGAGCACGGCCTCAGACACGTCTCTTTTCCGTGTCCACTGTTCAACCGTATCCAAGACGAGGTTTACGTCGTTTCGCTCCGAGATCTGCCAAGCTACAATTTCATTGTTGAAGAGGTCCTGAATCGCAGACAGATAATAAAAACGGGTGCCGTCTGAGATATACGTAATGTCCGTTACTAGCTTCTGCTGAGGTGCTGTCGCATGAAACTTACGCTTTAATCGGTTCGGGTAGACCACGGAAGGAGTAGAGCCCGCACGACGCCTTTTCTTGCGAATGACAGACTGGATCGATAGCTCTTTCATGAGCCGCCATACCTTCTTGTGGTTGACGAGGTAGCCTGCCTCCCGCAGGGCTGCCTGCATTCGAGGGTACCCGAAATAGGGATGAACCAGGTGAATCGCCACCATATGCTCTTTCATGGCGTGCTCTTGCTCATGGGCATCCATTCGTCGAACCTCTGCACCTCGCCACTTGTAGTAATTTGCCCGCGATACCTCTGCAATGGCTAATAGGCGGGTGATGCCATGTTGGTCACGTAGTTCTTCAATTACGGCGTATTTGTCATGCAGTCCAAGCTTCCCTCCCTTTACAGATTTGGATACCGCTTTTTTAAGTAGTCCACCTGTGCCTTTAAGTAATCTCGTTCTTCTTCTATACTGGCAAATGTAGAACGTGGACGTCCTTTTAAAGGGCTTGTTGCCCCTTTTGGTGTATGGAGTGGCTCCCCATTCCGATATTTCTTTACCCATACTTTAAGCTGGGTACAGTTCACAATCCCCAACCTGTCGGAGACGACCTTATAGCTCTCCCCTCCTGTAAAATAGGCTTGAATAGCCTCTTTCTTGAATGCCTCCGTGTACGATTGAAACACTTGTCCCTTTTTGGCCATACCAAAATCCCCTCCCAGTTCACTCATTTCCTCATGTTAACACATGAGGTTTTTTCGAGTGTCTACTTAAAGGGGATAATACCACAGCGTGGAGCGAGTGGGCGGAATGTAATCGAAAAACCGACCACATTGGTCTGGCGTGGAGCGAGTGGGCGGAATGTAATCGAAAAACCGACCACATTGGGCCAGCGTGGGGCGAGTGAGCCCAACGTAATCGAAAAACCGACCACATTGGGCTGGCAGAAGGTGGCTCAGCGCTATCGGCGGTAACACCCGCCCGCCAGGGGACGTTGTTCCTGATCATGCTGGCCGCTACTTACTCCCTACTTGCTGCCGGCCTCCCACCGCAGATTCCAGTGGTAATGCTGGTCCAGCTCCTCGTGCCCGCTGAAATACTCTACAAGCCGTTCCACGCTGAAGCTGCCGTCCTGCTGGCTGCGAAGCATGGCGATGGCGCACATTCCCTTATCGTTGTTATGCTCGTCCAGCTGCACCTTGATCTCCGGCCCGCCCTGCTGGCTGATGGTTATAACGGCGCCGGCTTGTGACCAGTTCGTAACGCCTTCATAGATAAAAGCAAAGATGACGATCCGGTTGATCTCGGACAGGTGATGGCCGTTAATCCGCAGATTCTCGCCTGTAGCGATGGAGCCGGTGCGGTCATCCCCGTCCAGCGAGATGTAGGGCGGCCGGTTCAAGCTGCCGAACGATTCGCCGAGTGCCTGGACCGTACCCTTAAGGCCGTTCTTCAGCTCGAACAGACAGCCGAGGTCCAGGTCAATGCCTCTGCTTCCGAACCACCCGGAGGATGGAGTCTGAAGCCAGTTAAGATTGATAAGAATCTCTCCCGAAGTTCCTACTCCCTGCTGGAGACGGAGGGTCTCCCCGTGCCGCTTGAGAACGATGGTGTCCGGGTTCAAGGGCGAAGCGGAAGGAGCGGGTGGTGCTGCGGGAGGCAATGAATCGACCGGCTTAGGCCGTGACCGCAGCTCCGGAAGAACAAAGGGGGAGTTGCGGGCGGGTTCGGGTGCTCTGGAAGCTTGAACAACAGGCAGGATGTCCTTGACCTGTATTCCGTAGCTGTGGCAGAGCGCGGCTAAACCTCCCGCATAACCGGAGCCGACCGCGCTGAATTTCCATTCGTTCTGATATCTGTAGATCTCCCCTGCCACAATGGCAGTCTCCACGGAATAACCGCCGCCCAGGCGGTACTGGAGGAGCTCCGTTCTATCCGCAGCGTTCATAACTCGCAGATAGGGATCGGAGAGCAGCGAGAAGCTCTGCTGTCTTGATTCCGCCTCATAGATCGTCAGGGCGAAGGCAATCCGCTCAACCTCCGCAGGAATTAGACTAAGCTCTACAGCAATTTGTGTATCGTCAGCGGGTCCGCTATGGACTCGTTGCGCGGGCGGCAATATCACTACAGACTGGTCCGGGGCCGCAGGATTGCCATAGAAAATAAGATCCTTCTCTGTTGCAACCTTCTGCGACGCAGTAAGTAAAAAAACGGAGAAATCAATCTCGACCCCAGCCCTTGCTTCATTCCAGCCCATGCCTACGATGATGCGGCCGAGGAGAGGATTGTCTTTGGTTAAGCTGCATTTTTGCCCCTTGATAAGCTCAAGTGTCATGAGAACCAGCCTTTCCTATGAGTAGTTCAAGCTTGTATAAGTGCGGGTGGCAGACTCAGAATCTGCCCCGGCTTCCGGCATCCAGATTGGGACCATTCAGATCCGTCAGGCGCTCCAGGGATTGCTCGTAGATCCGTACAATATCCTGTATCTTCTGGAACTCGGGGTCCGAGGGACCCAGGTTGTCCATGAACATGCGCTGTAGAATTTCTTGGTAAAAGGAGATACGGCTCCCCACCAGCTTGCATTCGTAGTCAATGACCTCTTCAATCGAGTGCTGCTGAACGAATTCCATCAGATCGTCTGCAGGATTACCGCGTGACTCGCGTTCATTGCGTGCGGCAACCGGCGCGCTGACATTATCCAGATTGACGGTGGAGCGTATGTCGGTGAACAGAATCCCTTCCTTGGCCAGCATCACCTGAAAAGGCTTGTGCTTGAACAGCTCCTGCGCAACCAGCGTACACATTGCCTGATTCCTCAGCAGCATCCCGTCAAACGGATGCAGCACCCACCCGCTGTCATCCCGGAACAGGTTGAATGTAAAATATTCACCCCCATACTCATATCTCAAGTTGATAGCTGTCTCAGATGTAAGCTCGTATTGAAATGCATCCATTCTATTGCGCGCCTCCTGCTTCTACTTTGGATTTCTATTAGCATAGCAGAAAATGGGGAATCTTGGAGAGAGGATTTTAGCCTAAATGAAAGAACCTCTTGCGCCGCAAGAGGCTCTTCCATTCGCTGTCAATCCGTCTTCACGCCAAAGGGGGAAACTGCAGGGTGGCCCGCAGTCCGTGGCCGGCGCTGCTCTCCAGAACAAGCTTGCCCTTATGGGCTTCGGCAATGCGGGCGACCATCGGAAGGCCAAGCCCGTGGCCCTGCCGGACGGGGCGGGTCCGCTTCCCGGAGTAAGGCAGCAGGACCAGCTCCGGCAAGTGCTCCGCCGGCACACCCTGACCCTTGTCCGATACGGACAAGGCGAGACAGGAGTCTTCCTCGCTGCGGAGGATGCTAACCACAATCCGGCACCCATCCGGGTTATGCCGGATGCTGTTCTGGACCAGATTACTTACTGCACGGTAGAGCAGCTTCTCATCTCCCATCACCTTCAGGCTCTCATCAGTAAGGCAGAGGTCAATCGTATACCGCTCCTCCAGGCCGTTATTCATGAAGTCGGATACCACGGTCCGGGCCAGAGCGGATAAGCGTACCGGCTTAAGCTGCAACGGTTGCATGTCATACTCCAGCATAGAGACGAGGTTCAAGTCGCTCACCAGCGACCTTAGCTGCTCGCCTTGGCGGCGGATAATGGCAGCCTGCTGGCGTTGCTCTCCGGTCAGGTTATCTTGTTCCTCCAGATTGCTCGCGTAGCCAAGGATCATCGAGAGCGGGGTGCGGATGTCATGGGAGATCCCGGCGATCCAGTTGGAGCGGGCTTCATCCCGTGATTTCAGCTGCGCGCTCCGGGTCTGCAGGGTAGCGGAAGCCGAATTAATGCTCTCGGACAAATCACTGAAGAGTCCGGCAGTCTCCAGGTTAACCGGCTTGTCTTTGGCCAGGGCATGAATGCTGTTGATCAGGGGCCGGATATTGCGGATCAGCCGGGTGCCGATGAACAAGGAGAGGGCCACGGCCAGTACCACATTGCAGATCAGGAGCAGCAGCACTCTTAAGGGAAGGGAGCGCAGCCAG is part of the Paenibacillus sp. FSL M7-0420 genome and harbors:
- a CDS encoding sensor histidine kinase yields the protein MDSAVRILRKFVGSTLLVSALLLLFNLILLGLLIFKETHQEASPEKVVREISSDLQGSDGKYSLNPKAAALLQQNRAWAMLLDAGGKVTWSEQLPPEVPRAYNIVEVAKFSRYYLLEYPVYMWEHPEGLLVVGYPKYSYEKYQLGYMTDWLRSLPLRVLLLLICNVVLAVALSLFIGTRLIRNIRPLINSIHALAKDKPVNLETAGLFSDLSESINSASATLQTRSAQLKSRDEARSNWIAGISHDIRTPLSMILGYASNLEEQDNLTGEQRQQAAIIRRQGEQLRSLVSDLNLVSMLEYDMQPLQLKPVRLSALARTVVSDFMNNGLEERYTIDLCLTDESLKVMGDEKLLYRAVSNLVQNSIRHNPDGCRIVVSILRSEEDSCLALSVSDKGQGVPAEHLPELVLLPYSGKRTRPVRQGHGLGLPMVARIAEAHKGKLVLESSAGHGLRATLQFPPLA
- a CDS encoding IS3 family transposase, with the translated sequence MCQYRRRTRLLKGTGGLLKKAVSKSVKGGKLGLHDKYAVIEELRDQHGITRLLAIAEVSRANYYKWRGAEVRRMDAHEQEHAMKEHMVAIHLVHPYFGYPRMQAALREAGYLVNHKKVWRLMKELSIQSVIRKKRRRAGSTPSVVYPNRLKRKFHATAPQQKLVTDITYISDGTRFYYLSAIQDLFNNEIVAWQISERNDVNLVLDTVEQWTRKRDVSEAVLHSDQGFQYTSQAYNTRLEAFSVKGSHSRKATCLDNACIESFFSHLKTEKLYLHQCKSEAEIHQAVEEYIYFYNYQRFQAKLKQRAPIEYRHALAA
- a CDS encoding TerD family protein, producing MTLELIKGQKCSLTKDNPLLGRIIVGMGWNEARAGVEIDFSVFLLTASQKVATEKDLIFYGNPAAPDQSVVILPPAQRVHSGPADDTQIAVELSLIPAEVERIAFALTIYEAESRQQSFSLLSDPYLRVMNAADRTELLQYRLGGGYSVETAIVAGEIYRYQNEWKFSAVGSGYAGGLAALCHSYGIQVKDILPVVQASRAPEPARNSPFVLPELRSRPKPVDSLPPAAPPAPSASPLNPDTIVLKRHGETLRLQQGVGTSGEILINLNWLQTPSSGWFGSRGIDLDLGCLFELKNGLKGTVQALGESFGSLNRPPYISLDGDDRTGSIATGENLRINGHHLSEINRIVIFAFIYEGVTNWSQAGAVITISQQGGPEIKVQLDEHNNDKGMCAIAMLRSQQDGSFSVERLVEYFSGHEELDQHYHWNLRWEAGSK
- a CDS encoding transposase produces the protein MAKKGQVFQSYTEAFKKEAIQAYFTGGESYKVVSDRLGIVNCTQLKVWVKKYRNGEPLHTPKGATSPLKGRPRSTFASIEEERDYLKAQVDYLKKRYPNL